The Xiphias gladius isolate SHS-SW01 ecotype Sanya breed wild chromosome 7, ASM1685928v1, whole genome shotgun sequence genome window below encodes:
- the LOC120791513 gene encoding P2Y purinoceptor 12-like isoform X2, with protein sequence MEENSTSSQFSVGNRSQTNITCSRESVLTTVVLPILYSFLFLVGLSINGLAVFVFFRIPSKSHFIIYLKNIVVADVIMTFTFPFKVLSGSQMASIDMRIFVCRVSSVLFYLTMYISILFFGLISIDRCRKTLKPFRGTNATRLTRRKLFSGAIWTFLLVLSLPNVILSSETPNPGNFDCTSLKTKTGVLWHEVVNDICQVIFWGNLVTVLVCYTLITRELYRSYSRTKSHSTGGTTSQATTGAAARTPHEARRKMNTNVFLVLAVFFVCFVPFHFVRVPYTLSQTRGDFSDCTCNFIFFQLKESALFLSSLNSLLDPLIYFFLCKSFRTTLFKTLKLPSGTCICLPGGESDTDTSSTPMKESSVCT encoded by the exons ATGGAGGAAAATTCCACTTCATCCCAGTTCTCAGTTGGCAATCGCAGCCAAACCAATATCACTTGTTCCCGTGAAAGCGTTTTGACGACGGTGGTTTTGCCCATTCTCTACTCGTTCCTCTTCTTGGTGGGGCTGTCAATCAATGGCCTGgcagtatttgtgttttttcgcATCCCCTCAAAGTCTCACTTCATTATATACCTGAAAAATATTGTGGTTGCAGATGTCATCATGACCTTCACGTTCCCTTTCAAG GTGTTATCAGGCTCCCAAATGGCATCCATTGACATGCGTATATTCGTGTGCCGAGTTTCCTCAGTGCTCTTCTATCTCACCATGTATATCAGCATCCTCTTCTTCGGCCTCATCAGCATCGATCGCTGTAGAAAGACCCTCAAGCCCTTTAGGGGGACTAATGCAACCCGGCTGACCCGTCGGAAGCTCTTTTCAGGGGCCATCTGGACCTTTCTGCTCGTTCTCAGTCTGCCCAATGTAATCCTGTCAAGTGAAACCCCAAACCCTGGAAACTTCGACTGCACTAGCCTGAAGACAAAGACTGGGGTGTTATGGCATGAGGTGGTAAATGATATCTGCCAAGTTATTTTCTGGGGCAACCTGGTGACTGTGCTAGTATGCTACACTCTAATCACAAGAGAGCTGTACAGATCCTACTCCCGCACTAAGTCCCACAGCACTGGAGGGACTACAAGTCAAGCAACAACTGGGGCAGCAGCTCGCACGCCCCACGAAGccagaagaaaaatgaatacaaatgtgtTCCTTGTTCTGGCAGTGTTCTTTGTGTGCTTTGTGCCGTTTCACTTTGTCCGTGTGCCGTACACTTTGAGCCAGACCCGAGGGGATTTCTCTGATTGTACATGCAATTTTATCTTCTTTCAGCTGAAAGAGAGTGCACTTTTCCTCTCATCCCTAAACTCTCTTCTGGACCCGCTCATCTACTTCTTCCTCTGTAAGTCCTTCCGGACGACTCTGTTCAAGACCCTGAAGCTGCCTTCTGGTACCTGTATCTGTCTTCCAGGGGGAGAGTCAGATACAGATACCAGCAGCACCCCTATGAAAGAGTCCTCTGTCTGTACATAA
- the LOC120791513 gene encoding P2Y purinoceptor 12-like isoform X1: MATTPMEENSTSSQFSVGNRSQTNITCSRESVLTTVVLPILYSFLFLVGLSINGLAVFVFFRIPSKSHFIIYLKNIVVADVIMTFTFPFKVLSGSQMASIDMRIFVCRVSSVLFYLTMYISILFFGLISIDRCRKTLKPFRGTNATRLTRRKLFSGAIWTFLLVLSLPNVILSSETPNPGNFDCTSLKTKTGVLWHEVVNDICQVIFWGNLVTVLVCYTLITRELYRSYSRTKSHSTGGTTSQATTGAAARTPHEARRKMNTNVFLVLAVFFVCFVPFHFVRVPYTLSQTRGDFSDCTCNFIFFQLKESALFLSSLNSLLDPLIYFFLCKSFRTTLFKTLKLPSGTCICLPGGESDTDTSSTPMKESSVCT, encoded by the exons ATGGCT aCAACACCCATGGAGGAAAATTCCACTTCATCCCAGTTCTCAGTTGGCAATCGCAGCCAAACCAATATCACTTGTTCCCGTGAAAGCGTTTTGACGACGGTGGTTTTGCCCATTCTCTACTCGTTCCTCTTCTTGGTGGGGCTGTCAATCAATGGCCTGgcagtatttgtgttttttcgcATCCCCTCAAAGTCTCACTTCATTATATACCTGAAAAATATTGTGGTTGCAGATGTCATCATGACCTTCACGTTCCCTTTCAAG GTGTTATCAGGCTCCCAAATGGCATCCATTGACATGCGTATATTCGTGTGCCGAGTTTCCTCAGTGCTCTTCTATCTCACCATGTATATCAGCATCCTCTTCTTCGGCCTCATCAGCATCGATCGCTGTAGAAAGACCCTCAAGCCCTTTAGGGGGACTAATGCAACCCGGCTGACCCGTCGGAAGCTCTTTTCAGGGGCCATCTGGACCTTTCTGCTCGTTCTCAGTCTGCCCAATGTAATCCTGTCAAGTGAAACCCCAAACCCTGGAAACTTCGACTGCACTAGCCTGAAGACAAAGACTGGGGTGTTATGGCATGAGGTGGTAAATGATATCTGCCAAGTTATTTTCTGGGGCAACCTGGTGACTGTGCTAGTATGCTACACTCTAATCACAAGAGAGCTGTACAGATCCTACTCCCGCACTAAGTCCCACAGCACTGGAGGGACTACAAGTCAAGCAACAACTGGGGCAGCAGCTCGCACGCCCCACGAAGccagaagaaaaatgaatacaaatgtgtTCCTTGTTCTGGCAGTGTTCTTTGTGTGCTTTGTGCCGTTTCACTTTGTCCGTGTGCCGTACACTTTGAGCCAGACCCGAGGGGATTTCTCTGATTGTACATGCAATTTTATCTTCTTTCAGCTGAAAGAGAGTGCACTTTTCCTCTCATCCCTAAACTCTCTTCTGGACCCGCTCATCTACTTCTTCCTCTGTAAGTCCTTCCGGACGACTCTGTTCAAGACCCTGAAGCTGCCTTCTGGTACCTGTATCTGTCTTCCAGGGGGAGAGTCAGATACAGATACCAGCAGCACCCCTATGAAAGAGTCCTCTGTCTGTACATAA